The genomic window TCTCCCTCCCTTTTTTTACTTTGCATTTTCGATTCAGTGTTGGTTGTTGATATGCAAGTTATTTGTGTGTTTGAGGTTCGGAAATTTTGGGGTCGTTGTAGTGTCTAGGGTTTGAAGGTTGGTTGGAGTTTGTGGGGTTGCTATATTTAACCGGAATAAAACAGGGATATggttcaaaaatgtgttcttgaggTGTTGATGTCACACTCCAACACCAAAGTTCATACTACATCTAAAGTCACACAGCCACCACCAGTGTCAAAGACTCCTACCCAGCCCAAGGTGCCAACAAAAAAAATCCCAGCTTATGAACAATTTTTCAAATATCAGTTTAATTTTTCAGAGATTCACTTGATCTTggagtgattttttttttggccGTCCTGCAGTAGCTCCTGGACTAATTACTTCTATTTGAGGACCACTTGTTATAATCTTTCCAAGAGCATGTTGATATTCCAAAAATTTCAGGGGCAAATAATGAgcttttatcttaattttatttttgtgcaCTTAAGTTTTTGTAGTAAGATGAATTTAAGAGATGAGTTTTTATTTGATAGTGATTTGGATATGAGTTAAAATATACTAGTACTACAGTAAATTTATCAAAGCTTACATTGTCTTGAAGTACACTATTGATTACTATATAGTTAAGTTTGACAGCAAGGTGGACTTGTTTTGCCTAAAATGTTTCCATGCTTGGATAAATGCCTCTTTGAAATTTGTGATAAATGTTGTGTAGGAGGAATTGCCTAATAATCTAGTCAGACTAGATATGCTATTTCAAAAAGCAGTGGAATCTGAAATTGACATCAGGTCTATTAATGATTTATTGTTATACTTAGATTTTAACAAGAACTAATTGAATGGTGGAAAATTAGTTACACTTTTAATaagaataggaaaataaaagTGGTGTTTTTAtcacaaaaaaaaagaataaaaaataaagttgtgTTCTGCCAGATTTGTTGGACTTGAGGAAACTAACAACTTGATGCATTTATTCATTAgcaattttgtaatttatttataACATTTAGTCAGAAAACCTTTCCATCATTTTGCAGTGTAGATCAATTAGTGGAAAAGAGATTTTCATTCTCATATTGTCAGGGAAAtagattgctattgccttagttGACCAAAGCAAATTGAGGTATAGGTTTTTTCTTATATGTTCTGTTCTTTTTTGTCTTCAATACTTAATTGATGATAGCTTTTCAACAGTAACATACCCCATGTTCTTACCAATTTTTTACATGGTACCTATGGTAAACAAGTTTATTCATTTGATACCATCTTTTTTAGAAGAAATTTGTCACTCCAATTGCATTATAACACATGTTTTTTGTTTATAGTTTAGCTCCTGAATCATTGTCTGATTATATGCATATCTGTTAGGAACTTTTATGGAGATCGATTGTAAATTTTAAGGACCTTTATGGGGATAAGCATAAATGTTAGGGACTATTATGGGTCACGAATATAAAGTCAGGGTCATATATGTGTACATTTTGTTGAAGCTATATATGTATAATGTTTTCTGAATCTGGCAGGGACTGATATCAGCAGTGAAAGAGGTGATGCCTGATGTGCATCACCGTTTCTGCGTCTGGCATTTAtgaaaaaatttcaacaagaattgaaAGGACTTACAACTACGAGAACTTTTGTGGGAATGTGCAAGGGCAACAACATACCAAGAATTCAGAGATGGAATGGACAAGATCAAAATGTTAAATGAGGATGCTTGGGCATATTTAGAGAAGTGGCCGATGGATGCTTGGACCAGAAGCTCATTCAGCCATATTTAGGAGTTTCTGTTTTGTGTAATTATTCTTTTCCATCGTACAATGACTAGATGGTGAATTGTGATCCAAATGCCTTTTTGATATGTCATGCTTTTGATGAAACTACAAATAGCAGCATAATGATTTCTAGGCTGCCTTTTATCTtcatcttttgttgtttttttataAACAATGAAATTTATCTTAATATACTATGTTTTGTGGTTTACTATTCAGGTGGAagcagttttttttttatttttttgataaatagTGAAATATATCTTAACAACAGTTTCATAGTTAACAGCATTTTTCATTCCATCAACAGGCAGTTTTTTTGATAAACAATGGAATTTATCTTAACAACAGTTTCATAGTTAACAACATTTTTCATTCCATCAAGCAGTTTTTTACATcaagtgttcataacacgcagcggaagtaataaagtaatcctattgatttattttgtgcttaaaactTTATTGAAATAAGATGGGTTAGATGCCAATACCTGAGTACCCTAGTGAATGAAAACTTTCTCCTTCGATAGTACGAAGGTACTAtgtgtatccacaccgagactgaTCCTTGTTGTCAACTCCTTGACTAATGGATTTAACTGAGAAATTTCTTGCAACTCCTTGCACCAGCAATTCTTCACTAAGAATTGGAATATTTGTGTATGTGGAGGTAAAAGAAAAACTTATGTGTTCTTTCTTTTatcatatacacatatatatagtatgagattagTGACTGATTTGTGAATCAAATTACAAtttaatttgaaacagaatcagttgggatcttatccatatttaaaactcatcatagaataaataattaattatttaatattctcaattatcatattattatattcatggtgctagcaaagaatataataatattccatttgaattaatataattatttatttgatcaaatcaaaataataattaaatgattatttaccaaggattagaacactcgttagtgtgtgaccccataggttcaatactaagcgggtagtaaattagtcatactaaatttactaatcaaggttggcgtctagcaacgctCCTTgatgacccgatagtatgaagtaataatatttttattatgaacccaagatgaacaaaaaatacaactccttccatcttttcagctcttggctaacttttagagtacggtttaattgtcaaactctaacttgttaccattattataatgaattatgaatgacttaagaaactcatttcttaatTCATTCAAACCCCTTGGCCAAGGCATTGTTTATTCAATTCATTATAATCGTAGAGTTCAAACTCATTATCATAGTTGATGGATTCCattttgactaatcattaattctacaagtatttaaatcatacccaatgtcCATTCAACTAACACCGTAGGgtgttaggtgtccggaatcaaagtataacaaatacattgtcaattactatgatagtcgtaggtcaaagaaaaattctaatattattttcatcataagaatatcctattgacaaatacaCAGTaactataaccattaggaattcttagagtgagtcagttcaatggttatatctctatatataccatttatatatataatttaataaatgagatctattaatcttcatccaatgaagactattatatatatattaatctaTCCGAATCACTAATGTCCCATTTTTAGTGATTCTACGATTAagaacaatttaaattaaaagtactcAAAAAACGTATATCTCATTATTACGATCCCTATCGTAATTAttcgtttctaattttaattaaggacactatcataaattataaaagtttattcttataaaaagaaataataataataataattcacaatAGTATTTTGTTGGACATACACACTTATCTCCAACAAATACAAACACAGCTAACACTAACAACTGGGTAATCACTTTTTGCATCTGGACATCCTCCTCCAACCTTCGAAGCCTCCAATCAAAATTCATCTTCACTTCATCACCACACGATTCTGACTTCTCAACCTATTCCTCATTCACAGAATCTGCCCGGCCCACACAAAAAGCCCGCAACATCTCTTTCCACTTGTCTGTAACCAAGAAAGGATCAAAGTTCAGAGAGGAACAACACAAGAATAGTCAGGGGAGGAGAATCATAACAACACAAGTAATTATTCTAACCCACATTATAGTTGGAGCAGCCATAAAACAGTTTGTTCGGATTCGAATCTGTGACAGACCATCTGAGGACCGGCCTGCAGCCACAGCCGCACCATTCTGGCGGGACCGATCTTCTGCTCTTCGTTTGCGTTCTACTCCGGTTCCAGCTAGATGGGGAACGAACAGAGCTTCAACCTGCAGTGCTACCACCACCCATCATCGACATGAGTAGCAGCCCCAGCTGAAACTGTGTGAGAGTAgaaacaagtgtatgaaagaagaagaagaagagatgaacaagacgaagggatgaagtatctgaatttggggatttagggttaTATATAGTACGAGGGACCAATATGGGTACAAATTGCAAATTAGCCAGCTCAGTTAGCCGTTGGGAGCCCTCCAGCGTGGCAATCTGCGTCCATGTCAGCGCTtcggtgatgagtcatcacctgAAATACGGCCAGGGACCAATTTGAGTGCTCggagctctatctggaggactacaaTGAAAAAATTGGGATCTTAGGGATTACTATGAGTAATTGCGTGAATTTCAGGGACAACTATGGATATTTACTCAAAGGATTACATATACTACATTAGTAAAGCAGGATTTCTCATGTGGGAGGTGTGGAAAGCAAGAAATCAAATAATTCACCGGAAAACAGAATTAAACCCAAACATGGACATATTCAAGGCTAGATTACTAGAACATGAGCATGCAGAGAGAGCTGCTGAGAAATTAAATGCAACAAGCCAACAACACATACTAcaagaagaggagaaagaaaaGTTACCTGCCATCCACCACCCAATGATGGGATAAAATGCAGCATTGATACACAGGCAATAGTTTTACATGGATTATAGAAGAAGGACATCGATCAGCTTCACAATCCAATGAATCCTCATAGTTGGTGCTGCATCATTTGAGGGGGAAAAGATAGGAAAATGTGTGTGCGCTTCAAAATAGATTGAATGAATTAGGATATTTAGGTTGGGTTGGGATTGGGCTGTGTTGTTCTGTTGGGTAGCTCGGACCTTAATGGCccatgtccaaaaaaaaaactttttctcattatttttttattacttaatatttttaacaaaatttttaataatccaATTTGAATATCTCAAGTTCTAactaaaatattttaagtttcAAATAACAATATATATTAAAGAGGCAAAACACTTTGATctaaaattgatattttttaacctaggaattgatttttttttttgttaattagacATTGCTTATGCAGacaatacaataaaaaaataaccaGATTAATCCAAATAAACTGATTAATCCGTTTCGTCCAACAATTTTTTTACTTCTATTTTAAGGATCAATATATACTTTAGAAAACATTTCAGGTGCACTGGGAGTACCAGTACAccaattattttaaccgttgatttcaattaatatatattatgttTCCTATACTTTAATTTGCTCACTTATTTAAACCAATAAATTACTTTATCAGTCCTAATCAAGTTTGGGCGATCTGTGTGACAACTATACAAATACTTTAATTAATACTTTATACTTANNNNNNNNNNNNNNNNNNNNNNNNNNNNNNNNNNNNNNNNNNNNNNNNNNNNNNNNNNNNNNNNNNNNNNNNNNNNNNNNNNNNNNNNNNNNNNNNNNNNACATCAAACTTTGGTTTGGGATAACTTAATGCCGATTGCCAAGGTAGGAAGCACCCTTCTCATAGGGGATTGGCCAAACTCAAAACTCAAATTAGGACCATAAACGCCACCGTATTGGGTCCACGCATGAtaccattttattttatttacatttaattcaaaaataagaaaagcaCAACACagcagaagaaaatgaagaaatagATTTTAGTTTTTGTTTCTCCTCAAAATTTTCAACTGTTTTTTCTCCCAAATCCCCGGTTCCCTTCCACGTGGAGCACCGGATCCTTTCTCCGCCATTAACCCTCCTTTTTCCGGCGACTTCACGGCCCGCTCCGATTATCCTCCGCCATGAATCCCGAGTAGTACGTTCCTCTCTTTCTCTCACTCTCTCCGGCgaattgttttatttttagtattggTTTTGATTCTCTTGTGCTTCTTAGTGAATTGTTTCGATAAATTCGATTCATTTATCGTGATTTTCGTTTGGAGTTCCTCGAAACATTAATTGCCGTCGTGATTAGTTGATAACCCTAGATTGGATCAGCTTCATGAATTATGCTGTGTGGAGGttgatttttggttttttttttttttccctNNNNNNNNNNNNNNNNNNNNNNNNNNNNNNNNNNNNNNNNNNNNNNAGCGAGAGTACAAACGAGAATATTGGTTTATGATTGAATTATGATTCCGTTAaccttcatttattttattttattttgtgagAGGTGGGGGAATAGGTAGAGGTAGTTGCATTCCAGATTCCTGAATAGATTTTTCTTTTAACTGACTTAGGTAAGTGTGATGAGGATTGAGGACTTATGGCCCACCTTTGTAATTATTGCTTCCTACAATAATGCCAATTGATAGGATTTAAGATAACAATTGACATGAATTTCACCCTTGTATTATTACATCATGTTTTCGGGGAGATGGGAGATAGCCTGATGGCTTTGAATAAGTGGATCCTAAGGAACTTGCGAAAGTACTTGTCAAAAGAGATTTAATCATAAAGAGGCCAAGTTCAGACATGATTCCTCATAGAGCTCAATAATGTCATTTGATCCATGTAGCCGCTTAAACATTGTTGTTGTAGTAGTAGCAGTACATCTATGTTTGTCTCAGTGTGCATGAAATGATTTTGGTTGCCGATGAAGCTGAGTGTCTGAAGCTGATCTTTGTCATTAGTTGGGAAACTTAATCTGTTGTGGTTATATTTTGCAGTGATTATCTGTTCAAGCTCCTACTTATTGGAGACTCTGGTGTTGGAAAATCATGTCTTCTTCTGAGATTTGCTGTAAGCTATCTACTGCTTCTAATTCTAGACATTTTCTTTGTTGTGTTCTTTTGCCTTGCTGTCATTATTAGTCTTTGAGTGAAAATGTGATGTGTAATAAAGTAATCTTTGaagcattatatattaaatttatatGCATTACTGTTGCTGCTAAATGCAGTAGTTAAAtcaattttattgtttatttccAGGATGATTCATACATTGAGAGCTACATAAGCACCATTGGAGTTGATTTTGTGAGTACATTTACAAATATTTAACTTGAACACATTTGAAAAATGTGTTTTAACTGATCATCTCATGTTGTTGTCTGTAGAAAATACGAACTGTTGAGCAGGATGGGAAGACGATTAAACTTCAGATTGTATGTATTTGATTGCTTTACTTGCTAACATTTATTTTTAGTATCCTTAAGAAATACGTTTTAATATTTCTGCCTTGTTTATAGACCATGTGGATCACGGAAATTGATGGCTGTATtgatttgttgtttcttacattgCTTTACAATCTGTTATTGTAGTGGGATACTGCTGGACAAGAACGGTTTAGAACAATAACAAGTAGCTACTATCGCGGGGCACATGGAATCATTGTGAGTGATGAATCTCCTGACATTTAATTTTAATAGTACAATGACAATTAGGTCTTGAAGATTTCGACTTCAGACTAATTAGTCTCTGAAGAAAAAAAAGTACCAATTTAGTCCTCCATGATAGCAAACGGTGGATATGTTATGTCTTTCTATCAATTTATCACATAAAACTTAACGGTTGTATTTATATGTACCGTTAACTACTGTGACATGTCTATTTATGAAAGATTGTTATATAGATAACTTTTAGGGTGAAACTTCACCTGTTTTAGTAGAATTTGTAATGAATAGAGAATAATTGATAGAAGTTATATGGAAACTCAAAAGATAATGAATGTTTCATTGTCCAAAATTACATCGTTTCCATATTCATGTGACAGCAATAGGACATGCACCACTGTAGATAACAAAATACATAGGCAACTCCATTTCGTTTTATACTATCCATTGACGGCAGGATATACATGTCCACTGTTTACTATCATGGAGGATCTAATTGGTACTTTTTTTTCTTCAAGGACTAATTAATCCTAGGTTGAAATCTTCAAGGATCTAATTGTCATTTTACTctaattttaaatattgaaaattCCCTATTTATGGAGATCACTTCAGGTACTGACTGATTTTTCTTTGCTGGCAGATTGTTTATGATGTGACAGATGAAGAGAGCTTCAATAATGTGAAGCAGTGGCTCAGTGAAATCGATCGCTATGCTAGCGACAACGTCAACAAACTCTTAGTTGGAAACAAGAGTGATCTGACAGCAAATAGAGTTGTCTCATATGAAACAGCCAAAGTACAGCTTTAATACACATTACTcaattttcaattattttctcATGAAGGAAATAACTTCAAGTCTTCAACTCTGTGTTCAATGTTTCTGCCAGTGGGGTGATTAATATTGGTCTTGTTTCTGCTTCAGCATTTGTAACCCGTTCTTTTCCTTGTTCTCCTATTGCAGGCATTTGCTGACGAAATAGGCATTCCTTTTATGGAAACTAGTGCAAAAGACTCCACAAATGTCGAACAAGCATTCATGGCCATGTCTGCTGCCATCAAGAATAGGTACTTTGTTCCTGATTCTTTTTTAATGATAGATGATAGATATTAAAGAAAATCAAGTTTGATGTCACTATGGAATTAAGCCCGGGAAAATATTGGTTATTGCCTTCTTGGGAGAAATTATACTTTAGCATAATTTCAAGTCTATCTGATGCTTATTTCTGTAGCTGAGGTAGTTAAATACAATTGAAGCATAAATGTCATTTTTttctgaataataataataataataaaaggtaTATCACTAAATTGTGTTACTGATAGTTGATTTGAGAAATCGGTTGTGTTAAAAAGGTAACAGTCCATATCAAATAGATAATCAAATTGATATCAGATGAAATAATAAGGTGTTCATGGAACTGCCAATTAGAGATTGTTAAAATTCTAGGTGGAAATATAATGACTGTTGTTGACTTGTTGGCATTGGAAACAAAGTGATAGACACTAGATAGAATATCTATAGATGGACCCAAAAGAGGAGTATGAATTATGATTGATAATTTATCAACGGTCTTTTGAGAGCTTTAGTTACACATCTGAAATTTATGCTGTTCTCTCTCCCTATGAACATTTCCCTTCTATTTTTCTGCATTGATATCTTCCAAGCATGTTATCTTATGCTATGTTTGCGACATCAATATAGAATGGCGAGCCAACCAGCCGCAAACAATGCAAGGCCTCCCACGGTGCAGATCAAAGGACAGCCAGTTGGACAGAAAAGTGGGTGTTGCTCTTCCTAGTCAGATAATGTTCAGATCCTTTTTCCCTTGATCTGCTAGTTGCCGTTTCGCTTGTAAGATTTGTCATTTCAGTAAGTAGTGGATCAATGTCATATAATTTGTTCTGTGGTTTGGGAATTGGCCTAGATGATCCCATTCTTTACATATACTTAAATGGTGTGTTTGGGCTTATTATATTAGCACTCGTTAATGATAAATCTATATCTTCCAGCTCATATCTTCACTAAGGTAACACCaagttttctttcattttctgtcTTAAAACTCGAAATTGCATAATATGTTCCGTATAATAAAGGTGTATCTAGTTCTAGCTGTCACTTCCTGACTTGTATAAAAGAAAAGGTTCTAAGTTCCAGCTGGTATATCTTAACACACATTAATGAAGcaagaaaagatctttttattgaaaaagatatatatatataNNNNNNNNNNNNNNNNNNNNNNNNNNNNNNNNNNNNNNNNNNNNNNNNNNNNNNNNNNNNNNNNNNNNNNNNNNNNNNNNNNNNNNNNNNNNNNNNNNNNNNNNNNNAAAGTTTTCTTCTTCATTCCTTGTTAAAAGTATTAGAAAAGTACGAAAAGTTGAACGCCGACTGCAAAAGCGTTAGTTTCGTAGCTCATCATGTCGATTTGAAAAGCAAATGCTCTCTATAAGCATTTATATTCGAACTTGTTTTGGATTTTGATTAATCAATTCAATATTGACGGTATTGGCTTATAGCAAAAAAAGAACCTGTTCATACAAGGCCGATATTGAACTTCATGCCCCATGGCACAACTAACTTAAAATGAAGTTCTATTTCTAAACGTTTTATTAATAAACGTATGATGATTCAACGTAGTTAAAGCCTCTATATAAAGGTTTGAGTTACTATTTTACAAGATGCaatagagagaaaataaaatagactGGATTACAATCATCGCAAATATGATATGTGGAAAAAAAGGACAtggtattttcttttttttaatgcgTTATGGTAATAGACAACCTGATGATAATAGACAACCTGATGATATTATAAAAGCAACTCAGAACAATCGACTTGACCTATCACTTTTATAGTTATAAATGGGCTCCTAGTTTGAGTTTGACACAAGATTGCAATATACTTTATAGGAAACATTTCAGGTGCATCGGGAGTACCGGTGCTccaattgttttaaccgttgatctgaattataaaaaatatatataatatatattaattgaaatcaacggttaaaacaactggtaCTGCTccaattgttttaaccgttgatctgaattataaaaaatatatataatatatattaattgaaatcaacggttaaaacaactggtaCACCAGTACTTCCcgtgcacttgaaatgtttcctacTTTATAATTTTGGTGAGCATAAAACTGTCCGACTTGATTTAAGCAATTGATCTGTATAAACTATAATACATTAAATTATGAAGAAATCAACCTAATTAACGTAGAAATCAACCTGCACAGCGAAAacaattaatcattttaattccTAATGACGAAATTCCATTAGAAAGATATCAAGTAAAAGCTTTCGATTTTCAGATCTTAATGCCTACTGCAAAACTACTGTAGAAGATGCACAAAACCAAACTACTTCATGAGTGCAGCATTAATATTAGGCTCACGTTTctattttttctaatattttagttatttagaaaaataaaaatacaaagttGCATTTTAATGCGATGCCAAACGGGCATATTTGAAGCAAAACTGAGGATTCAAtctataaataaataaggaaactCAACAACATTTGATTTTATCCGCCACCATAATAACCCCCCAAATGTCAACCAcagtaaaaaacaaaaaagacaTGACAGAGGAAACGGCTACATGCGATTAAGGGAACAACCTAAATTTACATTGTAAAGAGTCATAATAAAAGTTGAATAACCCTTGTTCTTCTAATTCAGGAAGAAATCCAATGTTTGTTTTTCCTGTTTAAGCTTAAAATCATAGAACCCCAAAATTGTAAAGAAGAGAGGACAGACAGGGAAATTTTTGGAAGGGTTCTTGGAATGGAAACCTCACTTGCCACCCAAGGTTGGGAAGTGCCCAGGATCTGCAATCGACGGGGCTTGGGTGTTGCTGCCAGCATTTCCACCATAACCTCTAGAACCTTGGCCACGTCTGGCACGTCCGCCTGGGTTGTAGTACCTTTCTCCTTCGGCAGGCTTCAGAAACTCATTGATGCTGACAGACTAAATTTACCCAGAAATCCAAAATTAGCCCGTAGAAGAAAataccaaaaacaaaaaacattGACAGTGCCAATTAAAATCCATAGAAAAATATTATCAGGGTATATTGACGCTTGAATCAGAGAGATCCTTCAAGAAGGAACACAAACCGAAATTACCCATCAAGAACAATACAACCATGCAATGGTGACAATAAAGTTGAGTTGAAAAGGACAAGGAGCAAGAATACATACATGGGGACACAACAACAGCCTCATTTAGATCTCAAAAAGAAAAACCACAAAACAAAGAATAAATCAAATGCCAGATGCATAACATCTCCTGGTCTTGCAAAGGGAGTCAATATCAGCATCAACAATGTACAGGCAAATCCACAAACAAGAACATGACAACTGACAAGTAGTCACAAAATAACCAACTTTACAATGAactaaaagaaataaagtaaaaagatcGTGTGTTCAAAAAATGTAATACTCAACccttttatttaaaatatcgagTAACCTGGATCTAAGCAATGGTTTCCATATTTATTTGAGGATAGGAGTTCACTATTACTACAAAACTCGGTgtttattttaaaagataaaattgaaCCAGTAAAATCAAGGTtatggttaaaaaaaaaaaagcaagtgcATAAGGATGCACCATAAGTTAAATAAGcaactaaattatcatttaaacCAAGTATTCGAGGCAGATAGATTTGATGGCTGATAGCCAAATAATCCTTCATGGAGCTAAAATTAAAAGCTAGAGTGCTAAAAAAGACAGACCTTCTTGGATTTCTCCTCCTTCTCCAAAGCATCTTTGCGCTTATCCTTGTCCGATCCCTGAAAAGATAATTAAGACATCAATAATTGTTTTTGAGATAAAAAATATCATACAGCAGTAACAACAAAGACTTCAACCAAGTAGATTGAACTTATTCCCTCTGTTTGCTTTACATAGATCAACAATGGGTCCATAGAAATTAGAACAACAAGAAACAGctataaaaaaaacaaaactaaaGATAAAATCTCACCAACTTAATGAAGATGTCATGGTTGTCTTTCTTGCTTGACAGTGGCTGCATGGATTCAAATTCCTTAATATCCACCTTTCTCTCCTCAGTTTTGAGCGCTTGTAATGCCTTCCGTTTCTCTTCCAGCACCTTCTCATATTCCTCCAATGTCATCTCCTATCAAAGTATAACATTATTTGGTAATGAACAAATAACAGCTGATAATAGTAAACTTTGAAAAACCCACTAAAAGAAGCAACCATGTGTTAAGACAGCAAGAAcaaaaaatgcaaccaatcattTTCTTTCTCATGATCCAAAGGCGTAGAAATGTCAGAAGATATACAAGAAAAGGCAATATTTAGTGAAAAAGCTTTAATTGAGCCGAACACTCACCTTCTCCTCCGGCTCCTTTTCTACAGCTTCATTGGCAGGATTGTCCTTGTTT from Arachis ipaensis cultivar K30076 chromosome B09, Araip1.1, whole genome shotgun sequence includes these protein-coding regions:
- the LOC107617684 gene encoding ras-related protein RABD2a, giving the protein MNPEYDYLFKLLLIGDSGVGKSCLLLRFADDSYIESYISTIGVDFKIRTVEQDGKTIKLQIWDTAGQERFRTITSSYYRGAHGIIIVYDVTDEESFNNVKQWLSEIDRYASDNVNKLLVGNKSDLTANRVVSYETAKAFADEIGIPFMETSAKDSTNVEQAFMAMSAAIKNRMASQPAANNARPPTVQIKGQPVGQKSGCCSS